The region AAACTTACATAAATTCATATACAAATTCATGTTACATATTCATACATTTCCATTCAAACCTACTCGACCAAACTATACACTTATCTCATaattacatacaaacacacatccatacttacatatgtatatggaGAAAAAGACCAAGTGCCTGTGCACAATTGCTCGCTCATTCTGGGTGAAAATTGATCTCTGATTTTTATtacctagaaaaagaaaaaggcttctACACTTTtgataaatgaattaaacccaagtctaTAGGAAGAAACTTTTGTCCTCTTTAGTAAGACTAAGTCTACCTTGCTATTAAGAAAAGACCTGTTCTTTCCCATGGTAAAAAGAAGCCTGCCTGTTCTTTCactctctctgcagcttcttttttttctcttcccctctgcatTTGGCATACTgctctcttaatttttttaagttgcCTTATAATTTCTAACTTATTATATTCTGCATTATCcttctaatcttgctctctcctgCTCTGGTATAACAATGCCCTTGTTCCGAATGCCTTGCTCCACCTTTACTTCTAATGCTTTTACTCCCAGGGCTAATCACTCCCACTTGCCATTCAATGTAATGCGTCCTAGTCCTTTGTAATGTTTCTAGAATAAATCCCACATTTTTTCCAAGCATCCCTTTTTCTTAACAAAAGTTCACTAGaagttcaaacataaattcaaatcataaattgaatgaGAACTATACAGCCAAGAATGACTATATACATACCCATTAAGAGTAATTGTCTGGTTAAATATTCATTATCTATCACTAGCTCTATAAGTACATGGAGAGTTAAAGACCATAACTAAGTGGTCGTTGAAGTTTTGCAGAAATATACCCAGTCAACATTTTATCTTTAATCCTTGCACATATAATAAgccattagttccctttttaggacctttggttaattgttttacaacctcttggaatgtgttctaaATTGGAGATGCCTGCTAGCTATCCCAGACACAATTAACTGATGACAATctgaagactggcagagttctcgaTGCAGTTTTGACATCAGAAAGAAATTTCTAGCCGCCCTGTTATAAAAGATTTTAATAATTACTAGTATAATTTTATGAATTCTTATAGAATCTTCATTaataattaagaaatcatctatttgtctatatagcatcactacaagatagTACTTCTTCATTGTTCTGCTGAGATCTACTCAAAAGGGTGGGCTAACCTAGTGATtgttgtatatatttaataataacaggaaaagcaggTTAATAGCAGGTAGCTTTCCCAAAATGAAATCTTCTCTATCTTCTCTAGAGAAGCAATTTCATCCTTAACTTTAACAGCCCATGGTGGAACCAtgtcaggaagatcacctgctaggtTTTAGCTGCTTCTTGATGGCTCCTGGCATAGTtcaatttcttttgtcttttccccCCTTCCCCAATTAACTACAAACTGAATTCTATAATTTATATAGAAATACacaatttcagtttttaaaacattctcCTCCCAGATGAGTGACATTCAAAAAACTTTATGCAATGTTGGTAGAGAACCTAAATAATCCTGTGTACCCAGTGTCTCTACGATGAGTTAGCACTGAAGTTTCAATTCCCTTGGTTGCATTTGGAGACGCTGGGACAAGTTACCCTGTAATTCTGGGAGTTTGACGTTTTATCCATACTTTCTAAGTTTCTTCAGATTATTGTGTAAAGCATCTTGTTCATTCTGCACATCATCTGGCAACTGTACCTCCAAGTCATTTCTCTGAATTCCAGCTTACTGTACTTTCCAAGTCAAAGAGTCACTCAGTGCTTGACGTTTTCTGCTTTTACCCATTTCTTGTTTTAaactttctattttctcttcttcctttgctttcaATCTCTACTATAGCTCCATTTTGTGCCTGTGTGCAGTTTGGTCAGCTACTGATACAGACTATATGACTTGCATAGActtgttttcattgtttcccacTGGTAGTGGACTCTGATAGGACTACAGGTATTTCCTTTTGGGATTTGCATTTCAGCTTCCCAGGGTTTCCCTATTGCTGaactatgttaaaaagaaaaaagcactgTGCCTCCAGCCTCCTGCTGCTTACATGAAAATAACTCTGCTCATTGTCCTGAGAGAAGGAATGGAAACATGTTCGGGTATTCCCTAGTTACACAGGAATTATTTTATGAAAAAGCCATGTAATCCTCCCTTTGCATATCAAATTTTTGAAGAAATGAACTTCATAAAACCTCAAATGTTTCCAAGAAGTCTTGTGTAAGAGGAGCCAGTTGGAGAGAATAATTTGCTTCAGTATTAGTTGAAGAAATTTCACACAATTATGAGTGTTTGTGAATTCATCTTGCAGAATAGAATACATAAGAGGCAATGATGGTAGGAATACAAGCTTTGCTATTTTGTTCTGCATTCTTCTTGCCTCTTTTGGAATCTAAGAATTATGTCAGCATCTCATAGATGGATTTGAGGTTGACTAGATCACTTTTATCAATGTGATCACATTGAACATTTTTTCCTACTTTACACTTCTAGCCTTGTTAAGTAGCAGATAGGGGAACAATGACAGAGAACCCTGACTGTACATGCTAAAAGTCTGGTAACAATTTTAGCAGTCTTGGGACATTGTTATTCTTTATCAACAAATTTAAGCGAAGTCATTTGTTACATATTTAAGTCCTATTATGTAGGGTTCTGGGTCTCAAATCTGCTCTGCCACAGAGCATGGATAAGGGAAGTTTGACCGCACTTATGTGACGATATTGCCAGATAGGTGTTGGGCCATAGGGAATCCCTGGGACACCGCTCTGGAGGTGAAAAAGTCCAGTCTAAAgtgcaggacagccagagctggcttGGGAGTCCCTGGGCCTGCAAAGAGGCTGGAACCATGGAGTTCCCAAACATGTGGACACTCAGGAGCCCCTGGAAGTCAAGGAAGAGCTGAAAAGGAATCTGGGCCCCACAGGCTGAATCTAACCTGAGGCCTGGGTGGAAAGTGGGGAGTTCCTGCTGGTCCTGAGGGGTGAGTCCTTGGCTTGATGAGCAGCTGCTTAAGCTTGGTGGTGGTCATGGTAAGGAGTAtagagaggccttctatgggagattagacTGTGGCTCTGTAGACAAAGGTCATCTTTGTGGCTCCCCACAGAGGATCCAGATGAAATAGAAAACAGACAGCCCATGGTTCTGAATTGTTTATTGTCGTGATGGAAAGTGGATGTGTAAAACCACACTCTACTTCTTAGAGTGTGCCTaagattaaatactttttgcaggGAAGAATGTCTTGGAAGGAAattttattggctaagccctcaaAGCCCCTAGGTATCTCATTAGAATggctctgtcttgagcctacatgaccaaAGGTCATGTCCTTTTCCTCATCTGAATGTGGAAGGGCTTTGAGTGTTTCCCTTATGTGACTAATGGCCACAAATCTAGGGGGATggggctgtggctagtgacaaGGGGCTGGTAACTGGGAGCAGGCAAAGCTCTTAACAGCCCTTCAGGGTCTCCTGGGCTTCTAGCCCAATGCCAGGACAATCCAATGGTCCATTGCACCACATCACTATTCTAAGCAGAACTCAGAGAATGCCCATTGTTTAAAAAAGTATTGACTTCCCATTTGGGCATCAAAGGTATCAAAGACAGAATAAAGTCTACTATCTCCACTTCCATGACTTatctgtcttctcttccttttggGACATTTTCTTACCTCTGTATGTAAGGTTAAGAATCTATAGTTGCTTCCCTCGGGGTTTCTTTGGCTATCAGAGATCTGAAGCATCCATGCTGTGATCTTAATACTATATCTTTCCCTAACAAAGCTACATTTTGGACCTGAAGACACTGCTCACAATGCACTTAagcttcccacatcaatcattatttGAGGAAATGCCCACAGGCTTCCCTTTGGCTAAGTCTGATAGAGTCATTTCCTTTGTTCAGTTTTCCTCTTACTAAATGATTCAACTAGGCATTCCCCTTCCCTggaacctcaagtctcttgaggattaggtgcagcttctctcactgaggctagaTGAGGTAGTCTTCTactatatatgtgccaggggcaCGGGACCAGCCTGTgcatgttgcctggttggtgccttggtctctgggagttcccaggggttcaggttagttgacattaatggtcttcctattgggttgctctccccttcagctccttcaatccttctaattcaaccataggggttcCCAACTTCAGACCAATGGTTGGATGTAAGCATCGGCATCTGTCTCAGTAAACTGCTGGTatggcctctcagaagacagccatgccagTCTCCTGTTGGTTACCACATCGTAGTATCAGGAATACTGTCAGGCATTGGTTCCCCtctatgagatggatcccaagtttgaCCCATCAGTGCAAtgccttttcttctgtcttttctccacttttgtctctgcagttcttttaaacaggaacaattctgggtaagAAATTTTTACTGTGAATTGGTAACCCCTTCCCTCTACTTAaggccctgtctatctattgGAAGTGAGGTCTTTCAGttttcctcttcccactgttgggcCTTTTGATTCCTGAGAGGGACATTCTAGAAGGtcaccctgcctcccaccccaAAGGCTGCATATTTCaattcattcttctggccctctgattttctctcctgtttcccccacacacaaattttccttctccccttccctccctaacacccaggcccctccctccctttacctCCCATGATTGTATTATTCTctttctaagtgggatttaaGCATTAACTAATAATAATGCTGAATATAATATTTCAAGGGTTTGAAGCTGaatgaataatttttattgtGGCTCAACTATACAGCAAAGTATTATTTCCTTGAAATCAAAATTCATGTAACCCTGTCTGGCCACAACCTCAATACATTGCCAAAAAAGACCTCAAATTCCTGGTCTTCCTGTAACTATCTCTCAAGTACAGAgtattacaggcatgtaccatcaaTTCTGTGTTAACACAGTACATTCTAGTGAATGACTTTGACATAAATTAATTCTAGGCAAGTATTTGATTAAGGAGGAACCACACGAATCACTATTTCAGATGATAAAATTTttactaataaagaaaataagccTAAAATGTATATGTAACAGATTAGAAGTTATCATTTACTGTGAATATATTACTATTTCAGTAAGCTcaatttttttgacattttttcctttattggatatctttttatttatacttcaaatgttatttcctttcctgaggTTCAGTTTCTTAACTAAAGATTTGGCAACCTGAGAAAATGCTTTTTTCTTCAATCAAAAAGCAACAACTTATGTGGAAAGAGCTCTGCTATCTCAAATAAAGCAGAGTTACCTGAATCTACAACTATTAGTACTTTCTATCTTCCTTGACTGAttcataacaaataaataaaatgtaattttgtttATGTAAGCTTTGAAGATGTTCTAGTGTTTTTGGAATAGGCAACACATCAATGAGAGACATTTGTTCCATATTTAGTCGTTATGATTCTTTACACTAAATTCCCAAAATTAACCCAGAGGTCTTTTCTAGAATTCAAGTTTCCAAATATCTTGCTACAGGTTCAGATTCTTAAGGGTGGAGAAGATCCCTACCATcattttagtaaaaattcaagaattttattttatattcatcatTTAAAATGCCTCAATTACAGCTATCAAAAGTATCAAATTGACCTTAATCAACAGCTCCCACAAGAAGGGATACTAAATAATATtgcaattatttaatattttattgattagaAAATCTATGATTAAAATCACAGTTGATGTAATGTaagacaaaaaacaagaaaataagtattcacatcatcatcatcatcaaatcattgaaaataaaatcattcaATTCCAGGTTCACATTGGAAATATTCTTCAATCTTCTCTATTCCACATAATGAATCATATGAGACTTCATTTGTAGACTAAGAATTTAAGGCCCTGGTTGAGAACATTCCATTTGATTGGATGATCCACCATGAAACCATTATGTTGACTGACAAATACCATGATATTCATATTCAAGATCTTTCTCCCTGCAAACAAAAAagttagaagaaaaaataaatatttgaactaccatttcaattttattgagaattatgtaattactttttaatgaaaaattattaATATGATTTGGTGTGGGGGTCTCTGGCCCTTCCGTATATGCAGCTGGGCCTCTCCTACTCCTGACATTGAAAGAAGTCCTTTGTCCAAAGTGGGAATAGTCAATAAATTCTATATGCTCAATCCTGATATAGACTTGTAATCTCCCTAATGTAAAGTGGAAAGAATTAGAAATTGCCTTAATTTTTCCTAGTAGAAAAATACAATTTGAAACTAACTGAACACAAATTGTTATAGATGGAAATACTTGACAGATAAAAAAAAtgtgcagggttggggatttagctcagtggtagagcacttgcctaggaagcgcaaggccctgggttcagtccccagctccgaaaaaaagaatgtgcagtgagtaaaaataaagagaatatatTTGTGATTTTGCTAGCATTAACAACACGATATTTAAACATATCCTATTTAATAAAAAGAGGATGCTATTGTCAGTGATGGAGAAGATAAGGATTTAGAAGGAAGGTGCCATAGACTGCTCTGGACTTGATGGCTTAGGTCTATCAACAAGTTGAACAGAAAAGGTAGATTAGCTACAGAAGTCCCTCCTTAGCTTTAAAGCCAAttgtaataaatttaaaaattatttacttaagTTTCTTGCTCAAGAGTGGGAATTAGCATTGAGCACCTATCTTAGCTATCTTCATGTGTCAACTTTCCTCAGCCGGAAATCACCTGATAGAGAAGTATCGATTTTTAAATGCACAAATCAGATGGATCTATGAACCTGTCTGGGGGGGAAATGTCTTGATTGTTATAGGATGTAGGAATCTGAAGCCCATTGTAGGTGGCATGATTCCCTGAGAAATTGAGCCTAGGATCTGTTACCCTAACATGAATCTGTGAATGATCCAGCAAGCTAGTTTTCTCTCTCGTTTCTGCTTCAAGGTCCTGCTTGATTTCCTGACTTGATTTCTCTCAATGATAGACTGTAACCTATTAACTAAAGTGGATCCTTCCTTTctcttagttattttttttatgaCGATATTTGCCAGAGCAAAAGATGAAACTAGAATAGCTTCAAAGCTTGAACTTAAAGTATTACATTAGGTTAGTCTATTGGTTTCATCTCATAAAGATCAAGTAAAATTAATTGCTCAATACTGTGAAAGAGGATTCAGTAGAATAATGTTAATAAGTCAATGCAAAAACTACTCAACTCCAGAAGAACTATAAAGAAATTTACAAGTGGATGCTTGCGTTTTCTTTAGTGAAAGTGGTTATATTTTGGGTATGCTATATTTGTGTTATCAGAAATGGAATTTTTTCATCAGTTCCTGACAGTTTTCTCACTAATTTGAGAGAGTTAATACTAAATCATGTGTACTTACAGCACCATTTTGCAAAACTAACTGTCATTTGCATATGTAATTCTATCATTTGCACAAACTGGGTCCAGGGTTCTGGGGCATTCAAGATTTTTAAACATAGTGCAATTTGGCTGTGAAACATAAAAACAACATGAAACATATCAGATAATGATCTTTGAGAAAAATTCTACTTGATAAAATGATACAATATTAAGTATTGAAAATATGTATTGACTTACTACAATTCTACTTAAACATGCTATATTATGGTTATATATCTATAAGTCTGATATCCTGAGACAATGTAAATAAGTGTCTGTAATTCCATAGTTAAGCTATCATTCTTCAACTTCACCTTACACTCAGATAAAATCTTCTAAAATACTTTGAATTGAAAGAAATCATAAATCTTAGTGATTCATTTGTAATTTTCATATCCTTCTTATTAGCTTTACTGTATATGCTGTGACACACATGGGTGCTTtgcatataacatacatatatatgtatacagagaTAAAATTTATTATTGACAATTTTTTAGACACAGACAATATTGTGAAATTCAGATGAAtttggcttttaaatttttataaatattatttttggaTTTTGTGAGAATGAAGGTTCTTAACTTTTATACAATATTTCAGTGTCCTACTTAATCAAAATTGATGTTTACACTAACTAGAAATGGATGTTTATTGCTTTCAGTCTTCTTTTCCAGAATGAATCAtactattttaaacattttaaaacacaaaatataacTACGCACAATATGGACTTTGTTCATTAATATAATTTATGAATAATCAAATGTTTGACCTTGTCTATAACATTGAATAGTTTTACATTGTTTTCAAGACTATAGTCCAACCTTTTCTATAAcaattaaacaaatatttttggttcttttaatTGTTGCAGCATTGCCTTATACATTATGTTTGGTGACATTTCAAAATCCATGAGTTtactttttacattttcatttacctttgaTTTAATATTGTGTGGACTTGACATGACAATCTCTGGAAACCCTggatggggaaaagaaaagaaatcagaaaaaataGAGAAGTGTGATGATTTGGCTAaaaagcctgaggacctgagttcagtgtcCCAATTCCCTcaaagtggaaagagagaaccaactcccaaaagtagTTCTCTGACTTCACCATATACACTTtggtatatgtgcacacatgcacacctgcaaattatataaataaacaacataaaaatgtttaaagagaaaATCAATAGACTATGGGAGAAAATATCCATAACACTTAGAAGTAAACTATGCCAATTTTTACTTTTGTTATATTGGAGGCAAGGAGGTGTTTGTCACAGTGCTAAAATAATAGATTCATAGAGAGACTTCAAGTATGGAAAGTGCAGTTATTgattatttattatatctgaACCCTACATTTAAAGACACCATAaacttcttttcctttatatatcTGCTTGCTGGTACCTGAATGAACTTGCATTGGCTTGGCAGATATGTGAATATACAGGTAAAGaatatgaaaataatctgaataaaTTCCAagaaacattaattaattaatgacagATTGAATTCAGAGTGCAAAAAGAGAAGTCTATAAAGACATCACTgaaaaaatagactttaaactaATATTTGTTTACATAGATTCTATTAAAGGTCACTTCTGATTAAGGGAAGTACTCATCAAGATAAAAACAAATCTCAGAAGTACACTAAATTGTAATTATTTTGTATACTCTGATTATAACTGATGAATCTAGAAATCAAGAACAAAGAAGCTACACACTAAAGAGAGGAGGCTTCCCTCTTGAGAAAGTACTTGTGACTCAAGAGGTCTGTTCTCTAGGGAAGGGAGGCTTGAATTTGAACAAGTATGAGATCATAAAAGTCAAATAAggagaagtgcagacaatcctgacaGCACAGATGAAACCAcctcttctgctcacattcttggaCAAAGAGGAACCAGCCTGGAGTCCTCTGGATGCGGGAACTGAGGATCAGGACAGGATCCTTTCAATTTCTGCcagtgcctggagctgaccctgtgacacacttcaatgtacccagatcctgccaggATCCTGAAAGCCAATTTctaggagtgctgatacacaggtTTACAGGATGGTCCAGACACTTTCAGAGACAATaagaccagttaacaccagagataagcagatggtaggagtcaagggcaagaacctaagcaacagaaaccaaggccacttggcatcatcagaacccagttctcccaccacagcaagcactGAACAGCCCAagacaccaaaaaagcaagattaggatttaaaatcacaacacaTGATAATGttacaggactttaagaaggcTATAATTaacacacttaaagaaatacaggaaaacacgaGTAAACAGGGAGAAGTCCTAaatgaggaaatacaaaaatcaataatagaattacaggaaaacacaacccaatgggtgaaggaattgaacaaaagcatccaggatctaaaaatggaaatataaacaataaagaaatcacaaagggagacaatcctggagatagaaaacctaggaaacagatcaggagtcacaaacacaagcattaccaacagagtacaagagatagaagagaggatctcaagggcagaagataccataaaaaaaaatcgatacaactgtcaaagaaaatgcaaaatgcaaaaggctcctaacccaaaatatccaggaaatccaggacacaatgagaagataaaacctaaggataataggtatagaaaagagcaaagatcAAAAAGATAAAgcaccaataaatatcttcaaaaactatagaagaaaacttccctagcctataTAAAGAGGTGctcataatcatacaagaagtctacagaattccaaatagattggatgagaaaagaaattcctcccctcacataatagtcaaaacaccaaatgcaaaaacaaagaaagaatattaaaagcagtaagaaaaaaggtcaaataacatataaaggcagacctataagaattacaccagacttctcaccaaagactatgaaagccaaaagatcctgggcagatgtcattcagaccctaagaaaacgcaaatgccagcccaggctactatatccaacaaaactctcaattaacatagatagagaaaccaaatttacacaatattttccaGAAATTCAGCCCTacacaggataataaatggaaaactccaacacaagaaggaaaactacaccctggaaaaagcaagaaagtaattttaatGCAATAAACTGAAAAGATGAGTGCcacaaaacataattccacctctaacaacaaaaataacaggaaaaaaacaatcaCTGTTCCCTAATATcatcaaaatcaatggactcaattccccactaaaaagacatagactaacagattagatacataaagaggacccagcattttgctgcatacatgaaacacacctcagtgacaaaaacagaaactacctcagaggaaaaagtctggaaaacaattttccaagcaaatagtctcaagaaacaagctggagtagccattctaatatcaaataaaatcgactttgaaccaaaagttatcaaaaaagataaggaaggacacttcatattcatcacaggaaaaatccaccaagatgaactctcaatctggaatatctatgctccaaatgcaagggcacctacattcataaaagaaaccatacaaaaggacaaagcacatgttgtacctcacacaataatattggaTGAGACttcacaccccactctcatcaatggacagatcatggaaaaacaaaactaaacagagacacagagaaactaacaaaagttatgaaccaaatggatttaacagatattcatagaacatttcaacctaaaacaaaaaaaaaatataccttcttctcagcaactcatggtatcttctaaaaaactgaccatataatcagtcacaaaacaggcctcaacaaatacaagaggattgaaataattccatgcatccctATTAGATCACCaggaactaaggctggtcttcaataacaacagaaagcccatatacatatggaagctgaacaataatctactcaatgataacttagtcaacgaagaaagaaagaaattaaagactttttagaatttaatgaaatttaaataacatACCCACActtaatgggacacaatgaaagcagtcctaagatgaaaactcagctctgagtgtctccaaaaagaaactggagagagcatacactagcagcttgacaggacacctgaaagctctagaataaaagaaagcaaatgcATCCAAAAGGAGTACatggcaggatataatcaaactcagggctgaaatcaatgaagcagaaataaaaagaactatacaaagaataaacagaaccaggtaatggttctttgagaaaatgaacatgattgataaacccttagccagactaagcatgagggcacagagacagtataaaaattaacaagatcagaaagaaaaggggagacataacaagaaaacctgaggaaattaaaaaaaatcattaaattctactagaaaagcctatactcaacaaaactggaaaatctggagcaaatggacaattttctagacagatacgagataccaaagttaaaccaggatcagataaaccatctaaacagtcccataacttctaaagaaatagaagcagtcatgaaaagtCTCCCTACCAAAAAAAAGCTCAGGACAAGATGGATTCAATGAAGAATTCTAtgagactttcatagaagacctaataccactactgtccaaactgttccacaaaatagaaacagaaggagcaatactcaattccttttatgaagtcacaattatgcttatacctaaaccacaaaaagacccaacaaagaaagagaacttcagaccaatttccattatgaatattgacgcaaaaataatcaataaaatttttgcaaactgaatccaagaacacatcaaaactctcatccatcatgatcaagtaggcttcataccagtgattcagggatggttcaatatatacaaatccatgaatataatccactatataaacaaagttaaagaaaaatatcccttgaccatctcattaaatgctgagaaatcatttgacaaaattcaacactgcttcatgGTAAAGGTCAAGGAaagtcaggaattcaaagcccatacctaaagatagtaaaaacaatatacaacaaaccagtagacaacattaaactaaatggagagaaacttgaagcaatcctactaaaatcagggactagacaaagctgtaAGACTAGACAAGTGATAGAAAATGTCTTTTAGAAAAATCATCTAGTTCTCACACTCAATAAAATAGATATATGCTCAATAATTAGTTTAAATTAATATCAAAAAGTAACTGGGAGTGTTTACTTATGAAAATGACGCCTTGTAATTCAATTGATTTGCCTAATTGAAAGTAATTCATGAAAATTAACACATTAATATTGTGAAGAGTATCTCAGGACTATCTAACACCTTGTAATTACTTTTTTTCACATTCACAGTATGTATTGAAGAGAATCAGTGAGCTATCTCTTTACAAAGAACTTGACATTA is a window of Rattus norvegicus strain BN/NHsdMcwi chromosome 18, GRCr8, whole genome shotgun sequence DNA encoding:
- the LOC103694484 gene encoding serine protease inhibitor Kazal-type 11-like, with translation MSSMWIEFLFILTLVLPYFEYSRIQRTPGWFLFVQEWFPEIVMSSPHNIKSKPNCTMFKNLECPRTLDPVCANDRITYANDS